In the genome of Mangifera indica cultivar Alphonso chromosome 9, CATAS_Mindica_2.1, whole genome shotgun sequence, the window CTTGAATATCATTTATAAcctgaagtttataaaatcatgaatctggaCATGAAGTtctaaatatcatttgtaatccaaaatttacaaaatcatgatcTAGActcgaagtttacaaaatcataatctagacccaaagtttacaaaatcataaatctggacctgaagtcttgaatattatttgaatatgtatttatattcaaattttgtttgttttatattaactatatcacatttgtaacttgaagtttacgtAAATTGTGAAAagtatggacttgaagtccaaaatataatcagaattaaagttttaaatactataatatctTAATACTATTTACGAACCtagaagttttataaatatgaaataatatttgaatctgaagttttaaaaattaattacaatatttcTTCTATAAGATtagctattttgtaaatatgagataatatatgaacctgaagctttaaagattaatttatatatattgtctataaaactagaagttttgtgaatataaaatattatttgaacctaaagtttttaaaatttgatagataatattaaatgagctTTTTACACGATTTTCCACTTAGaatttatgaattttgaaaaagtgattaaataaaatgtcccagAAAGACAAATCTAAGGCCACTATTTTACCAGCATCATATCTCTGAAGGATTACAAGCCAAATatgtggatataatgataaatctacTAGATTCgtgaagaaatttaaaagataaatatgaacattaaattcaataatgCTTCCAATGACTCTGTTATTTGGTACAATTctactatatttaaaattttttctcgaCTGAAATTACGTGGAAGGGAAAATATTTTtgaccttttatttttttataatatgctcctgtagtagtaatattgaaaaagaaaattttgaattaatgttatatttgcttattaatgaaaaaccatcaaactccCCCCACAAACACTGTATCGTTCCATAAAATGAGCACAACTATCATAAGTAGTTATCATGGGTACGAGTAAGGCcatgaatgaaataatttcaatttgaagatgattataatagaaaatctcaatcACACCACCAGAAGTGGATTAAGActgaagcaaaataaaaaataatgtagagtaaaccacaaaacaatcaATATGatcataaatgtcattggtcACATACCTGTAATACACACAAATATTAagtggatctatattaaacatccataaaaatataatcaaatttgcTAATGATTTAGATTCTGTTGATCTAATGAATCTTGGTGTTtcaatatttctttcaaaagtaAGAATATAGGTTACTTGACTAGTGACGTGAATatccaagatttttataattagaatccatcatatataattattttggaatcatgaatattattttgtattttattatcatgttttcCTTCCTTTCACtattttgtgtatgttataactaatttaatttttaaacaaaaggatataaacttcaaaatttaaatgttgattttaaaaGCTGATGATAAAGACATGTATTTGATGGATAATACAACAATGCACACAattcttaaagaaaagaaatttgtctTAACTTTAGCGCCGattgaaactaaaataaacaCTATATCTGAATTAGTAAATCTAATTGAAGGCTTCGATAAagctataattttattgaaaaatgggaCTAAAAAAGCattaatgatgcattatattcaagtagatccaaaagaaatctacttagttttaaaaacataagaaataatggttatcatattgaaatcatgagtgaaaatggtgcaaaATTTCTTTGTATGACTGGCAGgcatatattagaaaaattattcgTTTTATCAtctgaattatattatacaatcataaaggtaaCTGAATCTTACGTAGTATCAAACTAGAAGTTCTTTGATTCAAAAGTTTTTATGCTTTGACATAACTGTCTTTCCCCCTTCCCAACTACGAATAAGATCGAGAGGATCCCGAAAGCCCCCAAACCAAGAACGGAAACAAAAGCCTTTCAATTCATTCCCCATTCTCTCTTAAATAAAGCTTGCCCTCGAGTCTTGGGCAGCTAGGTCACCCAAGATCTAAAATGATACgtagaattattaaaaattcacatggatATGAACTAAACAACTCTAACATTCTTACAAAAGATTCAAGAGGAcatggacccattcatccaccaaatgagccatttcattatttttttgtcttaattGATATATCTGTATGATggtcttatatttatttattgcaaaCTCGAATTGTTGTTTTTGccaaattattaatacaaattatcaaattagagacacatttttcagattattcgatcaaatCAATATAGCTAGATAATGCTAATGAATTTATATCGAAaacattttatgattattaCATATCTATGAGGATTGATGTTAAACATTCAATCCCACATGTCCACCCTTATCACCTCCTTCCTTACTGAGCATTGACTTCCTCGGGTCACGTAAAAATTCCTTAATAGTTTCCATATTTGATTCCATATTTCCCATTCTTGAGTTTAGTTCCCCCATCTTCACTCCCATCTCTTATAATCCTCCCTTTACCATCGTCATGTCGGTCTCCAATCCTTCAACCCTCGATTCCATCCTCATCATGCTTTAATACCACGTTGATACAAACTTGGAGTTACCAGAGTTACTGTACTGAAGAAGAATCAAAAGCTGAGTTCCACCAGTATTCAACAAACCACAACACCACAGAACAAGTACCAGAGATTGAAATATTGTAATTGTGAAATTAAATTGTATAGAACAGAGATGAAATTAACTGAGAATGTGTATTGAGTGATTTTTCTGGAAATGAAATACAATAGTTCTTTTTCCACTGTTTGATTCTTTTTACGTACTAACTGgaaacaaaccaaaaaaaaaggactTCAACAACTCATCCAGCATTTGAAAGGCTGGGTCTCTCCCATTCagtttttcttctcaatttctGCCCGCCCTCTCTTCCTTCCTCTCCAGGCCCATATCCTTGCCTCTCTCCTCACAACTGTCTCTCCAATCCCGGATTGCCTCCTCAGAATTCAGTATCTTGGTGGTCCCCTGCTTTAGTTGCTTCCCTGTTGCACCTTCACTGGGTTAGTAGTGGTTGGTTGCCTTCACTTTTTCCTGCTGCTTGACACTTATCCCTCCTAGGTTGCTGCCATATGTCCTCATAGTTGCTCCCTTCCTATCTTTCTTCCTCACATATGCCTTGGCTCTAACAGTCACATACACACAAAGCTAAGGAAGACAGAGAAGGATTCACAAGCCTTTCGTTATACTTTGGTGAGTAATCAGCGTAGGcctatattcttttctttttccaataaaGGGATGGGCTAATGCAAAGCTTTCAGACAGGTGATGATTAATATTTGGTCCTGGTAAAATATATGGCAACTTAACAGCAATTGATGTTTCCAGTACTCGAGCAAACTTGACAGGTTCTGAATAGGAAATCGTATTTGCTTATTAAAAAATCTGGAATTATCAATCACAATAAATATGTTCAATACCTGCTTAATATCTTCATCAGTAAACTGCATTAAGGGTCTGAAACCTTTATTAGTGCGTGCGTTATTGATCTGTCAAATTGCTGGTAAGTAAAGAGTAAATCAGGAGCCAAGAAAAAATTGTGAGACTCTAAGTCTAGAGAACAGAAGGTAGCAAAATACACTAATTACAACTGCACTTTGCATTTctgattgaaataaaaaattaatatgaaccAATGCTTGCAGATTAAAACAGACTGGGACAAAAGTAAAATCAATGGAGTCAAATCAATACATCAATTAACTAGAAGCCGAAACTACCAGAGCTGAAAGTAAGTTCCTAGCTTGAATAGTTAGTCAACAAGAACCAATAAATGCTTTGTTTCTTTCTAATAGGAACAGAATAATAATGTCAGGTTGACACTGTAGCAGAAGCAAAACGATCGCATGAAAGGGAGTAGAGTTGGGGAGGGGAAACATTGCAAGTCTTGAAGCAGCTGAAAATTTTTGAGAAGTCTAAAACCAAGTCAAAAGGCACAATCACTAACCAATATATCACGAGAACCAAGTTCACTGACAGCAAAATTTGCCAATTTCTGCACATCAGCTGGTTGGCAAACATCACATGCTATGCTAACCACCTTGGAATGTGCCAGATTATTCCTAGATGAGCTATCAATCATGAAACACAATACTTTCTACAGACATTACCATGGTGAGAAACTTCTACTTTGACTCCTCTAAGGGCCTTCTTAATCTAGTAAACATCAAGAAAAAGACTTTTCAAGTCAAAGTAACTACCAAAAATCAACAACAAACACTTAACTAATATAATAAAGGGTACCTTCACACAAGCAGAATCATATAATGTCCTACACAACACATCATTGCCTAGAAGCTGTGTAACAAACTCTATTACAGGGAGAGGCTTGATGAATGCAGCTGAAGCCATATCTGTGCAGCACAAAAGAACGGAGAGAAGGAGAGAAATATTCTGATTTATGAGAATACGttaatttcttttaactttCTTGACAGTAGTACATATAAACCGATATTCAGAGACAGTCCCATCTGTGTAGGCCTTATAATCTGGTAAAATCCATACCGTGACTCCAAGCCATAGTAACACATGACTTTGAACTGATCCATACCATTCTCGGGgaaaatgaacaaacaaattttTACGTTAAAAAATGATTCTCAAGCAGGTCagcaaacaaaaacaaatgtaacaaaataaacaaacagaTTCCCAATTCAAAATAAGCAAACACTATGAAAACATTTTCAACTTCTAATTTACAAAGTCGGCAGTAATGTGTTAGGGTGTCAACAGAAATTTACAATTTCAGTTCGATTCTCCGTCGGATATTGTCTAACAAATATTCAACTTCACAAATATGTAACAAGTTGAAATTTCTACAACAATAATTTCCTAAAATCCAAAACAATTCCTCTGGAACAAAGTCGAATGAAGGAGTCAATATACAGAAATTTACAATTTCAGTTCGATTCTCTGTCGGATATTGTCTCTCCTCGTCATTGGTCAGTCGGTTGTCCTCTCGGTTCATCGCTCGGTCTGTCTGTCGGATTTCGTCTCTCCTCGTCGCCTGTCGATCGTTCGTCCTCTCGGATATCATCGTATAGTCTCGTTTGTTCCTCTCGGTTGGTCACCACCTGTCGGTCCTCGCTGGGTCGTTGTTAATTGCTGATTTTGTAAGATTTCAGGAATAATGATCTGGGATTGAAGAGACCGAAGTGGAGCTGCTATACTTTGGATTTGTGTACATGGGAGTGAAACGACAAGGTATCACACTTctttttaaaggccaaatgacatttcccacccaaggtttgatttATTGATAACTTCCACCCActaggtttaaaaaactcaaataccttcTTATGATCCAACTCTATTAGTATGTTCTGTTTGTCTATAGGTTAAATTACTTTTTACCCTTAGTAAgtataatgacaaaaatacccttttaaattaatattattttaattaaaaatttatatataattatataattgaatatacaaaattatctattatataaaaattcaagtttaaacaacataattaataataatttaccgATGTTATTTTTCGATTTACCAAATTCAAGGTAAAATATGTTTAACTTAAttgcattttattaatttgtattacaatttttttaaatttgtaaaccACCACAatacatttcaaatattttttctgattgAACCGATTATAGTCTACAAAATTCTAGTTTCAGTGCTTGAAACTAAGAACCAAAATGAATGCATTATAGTGGTTGAACGTTTCACTAGTAATTGAACAAAAAATCCAGTTTAGATGTCCGCAAAATGCATTCATTGCTAATTGAACAAAAATGCTTCAACAGAATTTACAGCTCAAGGAGAAAGTTGCTTCTCTTCAAATACTTCTCTCCCATCTTCCAAGGTCTGCACTGGGTCTTCAAATACTTCAAGAATCAGAGAAGCATTACACACGATTATTATGCGgcaggaaaatatatataacagacaaaattttcttcaaggaaaaaggaaaaacaaaaaactcacTGAAAATGTTGGGGAGTTGAGTTCGGCCTTTTCTCGAATACATCAATGACACCATTGTTATTTGCAACATCATCAAGCTACTTGCAGAAAAACCATCAAAACAATCACAACACTGAACGCACAATAATAGCTACATCCTAGGTATCTGGATCATATAGAGAGGACCTCACGCTTAGGTTGGATTGGGTGTCTTACTGAGTTTCGAGAATCCGAGGATGGCGAGGACGAATAGAGAGATTGTAACCATCAAAATATGAAAGAGTGTAAACAGCCATTAGAATGCATCTCAATCGATAGATCATTACATCAAGAATCATAAAACGTATCTATTTGCACAATTGGATCAACAAGAATCAAGAATCGGAGGATGGCGAggacgaagacgaagacgaaatcGTCTTCGTTGGGACGAAGACAAGTGATCTTGTCTGTCAGTGTTTCCTTCATTGCTGACTAGTTCTGGAATTGATGTAGTTTCGTTGAATTCGATTACACTGTACTAACATAAGTGTCGGAAGCTCAATATCAGATTGACCCAGTTCACACATATAACGGTCAATAACTACCATGAAATCAATTGGATCAAACGTACGCGAGTAAATCACATGTTCCCACTTAAGGTTTGGCCTAAGAACACTTATATATCTCTTCATAGTTTAAATTACACTTTATTATGTACCCAAAACTCAACTCTacgtatatataaaaaaaagtaatatataagggtaaattaataatttaataaaaatttgaaaaaaaattaaaaattaatcattttacaaaatttcatttttatgttttaaatatgatttatagaCAATTTTACAGGTTTGAAAACTagtaatttatagtttttataattctttgaaattttggttATCTGTTCACCAACATTTTGAATCTAGCCTCTTGACATTAATCTAGATGTTCTCATGGTTGACGATTTAGAGATTTCATCATAACCATTGGTGAAGATGACGAATATTTTGTCATGGTAGCATAGATCAATTtgtgaatgataattttattgatctttTGACTCCTCAACCTTATTTGTTCAGCTTGTGGACCAACTGCGACAAGTTATTGTCTTTGGAGGAGTAAAATGTATTGTTAAAAATTCGTTGTGGTGCAAGGGAGATGACAAAGGCGAGATGAAGAAAATGTGTAAggatgaaaaggaaaaagacatgacttgtaaatttaatatgtaaaggtttttcattttatcaatttaaaataatatgataatcgtgaaaagtaaaataatttgggataatataataatttaattttttaacactGTATCAAAATTCTTTTCCATTAACGGAGTTTgcttttggataaaaattgtgAGTTTACTATTGAAGGGTGGAAAAGTTCTTTGAAATCAAACCTTGGATGTGAGATGGAATTTACTGTTcccattttaattcaattatgtCACAAAATAATTTGCATATAGTTATGTCAcaatcttacaaaaaaaaatcatcaaacaaataataaaaaaactttgatACTACTGTCTTGAACTTGTAAAGacagattattatttttatttttgtttttgaaaatgactatatatatagtaatattaatatatattaaatagtataaaaacagaataaaaaatataaatttttatttttttttactaaaatgaCCAAACTTGTATTATGTCATATGAAAATGGATTTAACTTCCAGTGCCagtaaaaattaataaccaAAAAGCTACCAAATCATTCTTATTTACGAAGTAAAGTGATTTATTCAATACCAATGATAAATTACAGaaaaagtttaattcatttaataaaaaatctaaaagttttatcttttcaataaagaaaaacaaatttgggtctcatcaataaaaaattatgataattcaAACTAAAGTTTGATATAATGTGATAACACATGGAATTTTAGTGATTTTCATGGATGTAGAGTTCATAGATTAGctgaatcaaaattaaataagagtTAGTCTAAACTCAATTTATATCCAAAATACCCAACTCAAGTTGGAATTTGACTTGCTCAAACTGAAGATGAGTTTGTTGTTGGAAAGCTATCGGAAAAGAAGAACAGTGTAGCTACTCAATGGGGtcaaaatatataactattttccgaaattttagaatttctttAGCTTAAGTGACTCTATTGAGTGTACTTTGGTTCGTCTATGAGAAGTTGAAGGGTGGCTAAAGAAAAAActtatgagaaaaagaaaagttattgAGAAAATGTGTTTACGGAATCACTTGATGACTTTTTTACCATCACgacttattgttaattttttaatataatattattaagttcGTTGATTTATATTCTATAATGCTAcggtttctttttatttattttttatattttttggtaagtaaatatTTACATTGCACTGAAAAAACACAAACCTATGGGCTAAACAATCTAAACTCGCCCTCACGAAAGGAGGACAGCAAAGCACAACGTACGCTGAATCAATCTAATGGCAGGCCAAGATATTAACAGTACCAAAGCAAGGCAAAATCTAGGACACTAGTGCACAGAACCAACTTATGCCTATGCCAAGCCATACAAATCTCAAATGAACAAGAAGTCATAAACCCTGAGACTCGTGGGAAACCAGCAACCAAAATGGAGAAACACAAACTAAAGGAAATGTACATAGCACTAATCAGAATTATCACCCTGCAGATCCCAAAGGCAGCCCCAATAGCTACTGAAAGCAGAGCCATTGCAGCAGGAACAAACCTATGAACCAAGCTCTTGAGGAACAGCAACCCCCTTAGCTCCGCCCCTGCAAGAACAGTAAAGGGGAAGCAGGGAGCAGCACGCAGCATTTCCAAAACTCTTGAACAGCCAACAAGGAATAGCCAGCAATTTTTAGCACTTCCAGCAACCATACACAACCAAATTCTGCAGCACCATTCCAGAATCAGCAGCCATACTCAGCCAGATCCAGAAATGGCAAAACAGCAGGCTACAACACTGTGGATAGCCCGAACAGCAGACTATCTAGCAGGCTCAGAGAGTGACCAAGGTTAATGCACCACAACAGACACGACAATGCAGAAACTTCCAGCTTTCAGAGCCTTCCCTCAACACACAGTCAGCATCCAACAGGGAAAGCGACCACCAGCAGAAACAGCACAACGCATTCAATACCACAACAACTGCAACTTCCATTGCATCAAGTTGAACCAAGGAGCAACACcagaaaaaattacatattcacAGCTGCTACACCAGCACCACAGCAAGCAGAAAGCTTCCAGACAGCACCAACAGTAAGGAGATCACACAGCAGTAAGGACATTGATACAGCACCATCAGAGGCAGAGCAGCAAGCTGAATGCCCCCAGACAGCACCAGTAGAGCAGAGCGGAGGCAGAGCAGGAGGACATTGATACAGATGACTTGACAAAACCCAGCAACACCAATGCAACAGTAAGGAGATCACACAGCAGACAACGATACAGCTCTCCACAGCATGCAGAACTGGAATCGCCACAAGCAATACATAAAACCCAAGAGAGCAGAACCTACAGAAACCAGCAAGGAAAGAGAGGGGATTTACTTTATATCAATTCTGAGACGCGTTTCCTTTTGTTCTCAAAGTGTGGAGATTCTGAAATgcgttttctttctttcttaaattGTCGAAACGCCTCCGAAACGTTTTGTAACAGTTTTGGGCCCTTTCGGAAACCAAACCATCTCGGAAACGCTGAAACTCTCGTTCTGCGTTTCTGTGCTTGCTTGGTTATTTGCCTAAACTCCAATCTTTTGGCGTGTTGTTGATCCTCTTTATTTTCCTCAGAGCTGAAACTTGTGACAGATTCTTTCATTGGTCCACTACTAGTTTGAAGGTAGAGTAGAACATTGACACCACATTCTTTCACTTCGTAACATTCAAGACGTCTAAAATCCTCATCTTCAATATAGAATTGAAACAAAACTTCACTATTGAAACCGAATTGGGCAGACCGAGAAGCTTCGTAACCCAAGAATACGTGGTCTGAGTCCGGAGTCTCCATAACGTTCCAAGAACCCTCGGCCTTTTGTGCATATTGCCCACCATCTGATTTTAGATGCAACTCGTATCTAACGTTGAAGTCTTTCACCTCATCAGGATGGTCTCTGGGTGATATAACAACGCAGAAAAGTAAACCTACTAGGTCACCATTCAAACAGCCCGGTAGTAGCTCTATAAATGATCCCTTACTTCTGAAGGTAAACCACTGAGGAATTGAACTTCCAGGATATAATATCCATTTTCCATTTGTATTGTAACCAAATGATTCCTATACAGTGAAAATCTTCAGATCAAGtatcaaaattataagatttgttatttataaaaaaaagaaaagacaaataaaagGAGAAATTGACATACAGTTGCACTTGGCTGAATATTTTGTAGAGTAGATTTCACAATGCCTTCAAGGACACTCTGGTCCAGTTTAAAACAATTGCTGAAATTAGCTTCCTCAAGCCCCCATGTAGTTGACCATGAAATTGGTAAACCAGACAATAATTCAAGTGAATAACAGTCATATGCATATAAATATTTGAGGCTTAATGGAAGCTCTGGAAGGGATTTAAGCACATCACAGCCGCGTACATTAAGCCAGGACAATTTGGAAAGATTTATGATGCTTGCCGGTATGCTCTTAAATTTGTTGAAACCTATGTTTAAACTATGTAGTGAGGTTAGTTGGCCAAGACTGCTAGGTAACTCAGTGATACAACAATTAGATAGATCTAGACCCGAGAGAAATTGAAAACTTGATAAACAAGACAACATCAAATCCACGCATTCCTTAACATTATATCCCCCCAAAGTGAAGTCTTTGAGTTTTTTCAAACATACTATGGATGGTAGTAAATCCCTTATACCAATAAAACGAACTTCAGGTGTATTCAAAGCCTCTAATTTTCCTTTCTCATCAGGCAAACTATTAAGTTTCAAACAACCACTGAGATAAAGTTGTTCAAGAGACTTCAACTTGCAAATGCCGTTAGGAAGACTCTCAAGCCTTGTACAATTGTCAATAGCCAAAAGATATAATTTAGATAGACTCTCAATTGACGAAGGTAATTCTCTAATTGCAGTTCCACCTAATAATAACACTTCAACATTACATGAGATATTTGGTACCGTATCCAAATTTGAGCAGCCATCTAACTCCAGAGTCTGTAGATTTTTTGTCAATGAAAGGTCAGGACATTTGAGTAAATGCTTGAATCCGCGGAGGTCAATATGTTTTAAACTTACAATATTctgtaatgaaaaataaattaaacaaataagatTTACCATAGAATATCTTGAATTCACAACCTtctttaatttcataaaaataataacataaaaataccgGGACCCCAGGCCAAAGTTGCTCAATGTTGCTTTCAGGCATCTCAAGTGCAACAAGGTTCTCTGGATGAAACTTCAAAGGCAATGATGTCAATGCATACCTAGGCCACGAGAGGTACTTTAGCTCAGGgaattcaaatttcacatcTTGAAATCCATACAGCTTATTAAAATCCTCTCCATAATGCGAGTTATAGACTTTGAGATATTTGAGGTTTTGCATCTTTGAAAAAGCATGAGAAGTTAATTGTATTTCTCCTACTTTAGACACATCTAGACATATGCCTTTAATTGCTTCAGTCCCCTAATCAACAAAAGAAATGAAGTTAGAAATGATAAATGTGAATGTTAATGcatttttcatgtttatatataacataCAAATGAATAAGTAATGTATTTTCCTTACCTTATTTCTTGTcaaaacatgatatatatcCTTATGATGAAATAAACGACTGCGTTTGCCAGGATCTTCAACAGATTCTTCTCGAACAATTTCTTTACCCATTTCTTCaagtaaatcatgcattgttatcatattatttgataCAACAATGAACGACTTATCGATAAGAACACTTAACCCATTCTTTGTGGAGAAGTCACAAGAATCCATGACACTTATTACAAAATCTCTACCCATCCCCTTAAAGAAGCATACAATATCTAAGAATATTTGCTTCTGTTCATAATCTAATCCATCAAAGCTTATTTTCAACACATCTTGGATTTCCTTAGGAGGATTTCTTTCTAATTTATTCATTGTACTTTCCCATTCTTCCTTTGGCTTTCCTACCAGAGAAGAGCCTAAAACTTTAAGAGCTAATGGGACACCTTTTGCATATGTTACTATCCTATATGATAGCTCCATGCACTCGTCAATTGTATAATCATTATGTTTGAAGGCACAACGCTTGAAAAGCTGAAGAGCAGCATGATGAGATAATCCCTCAAGCTTGTATATCTTATCTGCCccacaaaaattattaagaacTTGTTTATCTCGTGATGTTATAATAATTCGACTTCCTAAACCTAAACATTTGGGAtctctaattaatttttctatttgattaaaagaagtcacatcatcaaaaacaataagaacCTTCTTACGGGCAAGTCTTTCTTTTGTGTAGGTGAGTTCTAGATTGGCATATCTATCCTCTAATATTTTGCGAAAAAGTTCTTCACGCAAGGCAATTAGTCTCTTACAATTATCTGATTCTTCCCTAACATTTTCAGCGAAGAAAGAACCTTCAAAATCGCTTGaatatttgttgaatattgCACGACTAATAGATGTTTTGCCTATTCCACCAAGGCCCCAAATCCCCACAATACAAACATCATTGGACCCAATTTCTAGCAAAGACTCAATTTCTTTGATGACAAAATCTACTCCAATTAGGTCGTTGTGATCACTTGGAGACATTTTTGTTAGTCTCTTTAATATATCTGTAACAATTTCTTCTATGAGTTTAGATTCAGacctaaaaagataaaaaaaaaaaacgttagttaatatgaataaatcaGAGAGCGAAAGATATAAGATATTTCATTCTAATAGCTGATCTAACGAATTTGTTACTTGATCAAAGATATGTCACTTCTCCATTAAGTCTctccaaataaaattatatttcttttgcttggttgacttagaaaatatagcacaaagtaaaatattttcaaagagaACAAGTAAAAGACATACGTACTTCTTGCTATCTGTAGTCCATCCAGAGAGATTGGCTACTTCCTTCAAAGCAGTCTTCCATCTCTGTAGCACATCTAACCTATCCTCAAAACGCTTTTCGATTGCGGCAAATGCATCTCCAAAAGCTCCAGTTTGATTCTTTACTTGTGATGGTTCGACGTGATAGAAAATTGGTATTACCATCTTTTTGCATTCAAGGCTCTTTGCAAGTTCTTCTAAACACCATTTGGAAGAGCCATAATTTTCTGACAAAATGATAACGGAAATCTTTGAATGTTCAATTGCCTTCAATAGAGATGGtgaaatttcttctcctctctcGAGTTCGTCATCGATGAATGTTTGAATCTTTTTACGACACAAAGCTGCATTAAGATGGCTTGTAAA includes:
- the LOC123225655 gene encoding disease resistance protein RPP2B-like, giving the protein MSPSDHNDLIGVDFVIKEIESLLEIGSNDVCIVGIWGLGGIGKTSISRAIFNKYSSDFEGSFFAENVREESDNCKRLIALREELFRKILEDRYANLELTYTKERLAHKIYKLEGLSHHAALQLFKRCAFKHNDYTIDECMELSYRIVTYAKGVPLALKVLGSSLVGKPKEEWESTMNKLERNPPKEIQDVLKISFDGLDYEQKQIFLDIVCFFKGMGRDFVISVMDSCDFSTKNGLSVLIDKSFIVVSNNMITMHDLLEEMGKEIVREESVEDPGKRSRLFHHKDIYHVLTRNKGTEAIKGICLDVSKVGEIQLTSHAFSKMQNLKYLKVYNSHYGEDFNKLYGFQDVKFEFPELKYLSWPRYALTSLPLKFHPENLVALEMPESNIEQLWPGVPNIVSLKHIDLRGFKHLLKCPDLSLTKNLQTLELDGCSNLDTVPNISCNVEVLLLGGTAIRELPSSIESLSKLYLLAIDNCTRLESLPNGICKLKSLEQLYLSGCLKLNSLPDEKGKLEALNTPEVRFIGIRDLLPSIVCLKKLKDFTLGGYNVKECVDLMLSCLSSFQFLSGLDLSNCCITELPSSLGQLTSLHSLNIGFNKFKSIPASIINLSKLSWLNVRGCDVLKSLPELPLSLKYLYAYDCYSLELLSGLPISWSTTWGLEEANFSNCFKLDQSVLEGIVKSTLQNIQPSATESFGYNTNGKWILYPGSSIPQWFTFRSKGSFIELLPGCLNGDLVGLLFCVVISPRDHPDEVKDFNVRYELHLKSDGGQYAQKAEGSWNVMETPDSDHVFLGYEASRSAQFGFNSEVLFQFYIEDEDFRRLECYEVKECGVNVLLYLQTSSGPMKESVTSFSSEENKEDQQHAKRLEFRQITKQAQKRRTRVSAFPRWFCSLGFYVLLVAIPVLHAVESCIVVCCVISLLLHWCCWVLSSHLYQCPPALPPLCSTGAVWGHSACCSASDGAVSMSLLLCDLLTVGAVWKLSACCGAGVAAVNIIWLCMVAGSAKNCWLFLVGCSRVLEMLRAAPCFPFTVLAGAELRGLLFLKSLVHRFVPAAMALLSVAIGAAFGICRVIILISAMYISFSLCFSILVAGFPRVSGFMTSCSFEICMAWHRHKLVLCTSVLDFALLWYC
- the LOC123225656 gene encoding disease resistance protein RPV1-like; this encodes MASSSNIPEVKYDVFLSFRGEDTRNNFTSHLNAALCRKKIQTFIDDELERGEEISPSLLKAIEHSKISVIILSENYGSSKWCLEELAKSLECKKMVIPIFYHVEPSQVKNQTGAFGDAFAAIEKRFEDRLDVLQRWKTALKEVANLSGWTTDSKKYV